A stretch of the Hyphomicrobiales bacterium genome encodes the following:
- a CDS encoding DUF4189 domain-containing protein, whose amino-acid sequence MAPPNIAGGVPLAASLPPQGRAARRSVGAGLAVTGSTCRRGDTDALASWGVQHPHHETASRAMWLPLRTGIIVFAGLFWRLHSAAKANWGTMPVEIAGYGRTFVAGLVLTVLCGTGAAAQSKSVERANAPQWTLHGLVEDANRPGLCPTAYAANSITSIILHALEAQQAGDKSRMERLLGIAAQYQREICRTPAPDDVIFVRCRIDDVEAFGTRVTIAKLSAIIKSEITKGERAFYAWTYADIREAPKGDKRAQEQHRRWCTDQGQQANNGEQEGGPVKPDKGGGEGADSAVVLTSDLLLRLQQRLYDFGYSISVFDGTLQQELVQAVAAFQRNAGLEATGQITRRTVELIDSTPTPGPWVAIAFLGNGRYGTSSGQLTRRAAEQAALQQLRRRNRSGDPRISSASGPACLSLATTNYTSGSRRNRVNHTQAFTNGARDKAGAIDAVLAYCNREKGGGTCRVRHTECIGTSAAPSGDGQGRHLPGDQTAGSSGGGSGRHLPGDQSLGSQGPVEVLPKKP is encoded by the coding sequence GGCGTCCCGTTGGCGGCGAGCTTACCACCGCAGGGCCGAGCAGCAAGGCGATCCGTCGGCGCCGGGCTGGCCGTGACCGGCTCGACCTGCAGACGTGGTGACACCGATGCCTTGGCCTCATGGGGAGTTCAACACCCGCATCACGAGACCGCGAGCCGCGCGATGTGGCTGCCCTTGCGGACTGGCATCATCGTCTTTGCCGGATTATTCTGGCGTCTCCATTCTGCCGCCAAAGCGAATTGGGGAACCATGCCGGTGGAAATCGCGGGATATGGCAGGACATTCGTTGCCGGGCTCGTCCTGACGGTGCTCTGCGGCACGGGCGCCGCCGCGCAGTCGAAGAGTGTCGAGCGGGCCAACGCGCCGCAATGGACACTGCACGGCCTCGTCGAGGACGCCAACCGGCCCGGCCTCTGCCCAACGGCCTACGCAGCCAACTCCATAACCTCCATTATCCTCCACGCCCTGGAAGCCCAGCAGGCCGGCGACAAATCCCGCATGGAGCGCCTGCTTGGCATCGCGGCGCAATATCAGCGTGAAATCTGCCGAACGCCGGCCCCGGACGACGTCATCTTCGTACGCTGCCGGATCGACGACGTGGAGGCCTTCGGCACACGAGTCACCATCGCCAAGCTCAGCGCGATCATCAAGAGTGAGATCACCAAGGGCGAACGCGCCTTCTATGCCTGGACCTACGCGGACATCCGCGAAGCTCCCAAAGGAGACAAACGGGCGCAGGAACAGCACCGGCGCTGGTGCACGGACCAGGGCCAGCAGGCGAACAACGGCGAGCAGGAAGGAGGCCCGGTCAAACCCGACAAAGGAGGTGGCGAAGGCGCGGATTCGGCCGTTGTGCTCACGAGCGATCTGCTCTTGCGCCTGCAGCAGCGGCTCTACGATTTCGGCTATTCGATCAGTGTTTTCGACGGCACCCTGCAGCAGGAACTGGTGCAGGCGGTCGCGGCCTTCCAGCGCAATGCCGGTCTCGAGGCCACGGGCCAGATCACACGCCGGACCGTCGAACTGATCGATAGCACTCCGACGCCCGGTCCCTGGGTCGCGATCGCCTTCCTCGGCAATGGCCGCTATGGGACGTCGAGCGGACAGCTGACGAGGCGCGCCGCAGAGCAGGCAGCCCTGCAGCAACTGCGACGTCGCAATCGCTCGGGCGATCCGCGCATCTCATCGGCCTCGGGGCCCGCGTGCCTGTCGCTCGCGACGACGAACTACACCAGCGGCTCGCGGCGGAACCGCGTGAACCACACCCAAGCCTTCACCAACGGAGCACGCGACAAGGCGGGCGCGATCGATGCGGTGCTCGCCTACTGCAATCGTGAGAAGGGCGGCGGCACGTGCCGCGTGCGCCATACCGAGTGCATCGGCACCAGCGCCGCACCCTCCGGCGATGGTCAGGGGCGCCATCTGCCGGGCGATCAGACGGCGGGCTCGTCGGGCGGAGGTTCGGGTCGGCATCTGCCGGGCGACCAGTCGCTCGGCTCGCAGGGGCCCGTCGAGGTGCTGCCGAAGAAGCCCTAG
- a CDS encoding MBOAT family protein yields MLFPTLDFALFFVLVFSASWALMERASLRKLVLLAASYVFYAWWDWRFLGLLAASSLINYTAGAILVRTASERARSWVVGFAVVLNLAILGFFKYYGFFMESLGRALTHFGLERDLPMLEIVLPVGISFFTFQGISYVVDVARRDVKAVRSPLDLFLYISFFPQLVAGPIVRAAHFLPQLERPARLSRERLAFGLVLVLSGLFKKMVVANYLASEIVDEAFFDPSARGGIDLALGVYAYAVQIYCDFSGYSEIGIGTAALLGYHFHANFNQPYRAASLQEFWRRWHISLSEWLRDYLYKPLGGSRHGAFATYRNLFLTMLLGGLWHGANWTFVVWGLIHGGALAFERMLRAMVSRPAPVLSVADAGTTAHAGEPPASPLSRLVGILVTFHIVCFAWVFFRSPDFATATAYLEGLQRLDAPIELATPFVVTLVAGALVCQFLPASIVERMSLLLSRLGFIGLGLVAGIGIWLIEVIGPEGVAPFIYFQF; encoded by the coding sequence ATGCTATTCCCGACCCTCGATTTTGCTCTCTTCTTCGTGCTCGTCTTCTCGGCGAGCTGGGCGCTCATGGAACGGGCCTCGCTGCGCAAGCTCGTCCTGTTGGCGGCGAGCTATGTCTTCTATGCATGGTGGGACTGGCGCTTCCTGGGGCTGCTCGCGGCCAGCTCGCTCATCAACTACACGGCCGGTGCCATCCTCGTGCGTACCGCCTCCGAGCGGGCGCGCTCCTGGGTGGTCGGTTTCGCCGTCGTCCTCAACCTCGCGATCCTCGGCTTCTTCAAGTACTACGGCTTCTTCATGGAGAGCCTCGGGCGCGCTCTCACCCACTTCGGCCTCGAGCGCGATCTGCCGATGCTCGAGATCGTGCTGCCCGTCGGCATCTCCTTTTTCACGTTCCAGGGCATCTCGTACGTCGTCGACGTCGCGCGCCGCGATGTCAAAGCCGTGCGCTCCCCCCTCGATCTCTTCCTCTACATCTCGTTCTTTCCCCAGCTGGTCGCCGGCCCGATCGTGCGCGCGGCGCATTTCCTGCCGCAGCTCGAGCGCCCCGCCCGCCTCAGCCGCGAGCGCCTCGCCTTCGGTCTCGTCCTCGTGCTTTCCGGTCTCTTCAAGAAAATGGTGGTCGCCAACTATCTGGCGAGCGAGATCGTGGACGAGGCGTTCTTCGACCCGTCGGCGCGCGGTGGCATCGATCTCGCGCTCGGCGTCTATGCTTACGCGGTGCAGATCTACTGCGATTTTTCCGGCTACAGCGAGATCGGCATCGGCACGGCGGCGCTCCTCGGCTACCACTTCCACGCCAACTTCAACCAGCCTTATCGTGCGGCCTCGCTCCAGGAGTTCTGGCGGCGCTGGCACATCTCGCTTTCGGAATGGCTCCGCGACTATCTCTACAAGCCACTCGGCGGCAGCCGCCATGGTGCGTTCGCCACTTACCGCAACCTCTTCCTCACCATGCTGCTCGGCGGCCTGTGGCACGGCGCCAACTGGACCTTCGTCGTCTGGGGCCTCATCCACGGCGGCGCGCTCGCCTTCGAGCGCATGCTGCGCGCCATGGTGTCGCGCCCCGCACCGGTGCTTTCCGTCGCCGATGCGGGCACGACGGCGCACGCTGGCGAGCCGCCCGCCTCGCCCCTCTCCCGCCTCGTCGGCATCCTCGTCACGTTCCACATCGTGTGCTTTGCCTGGGTTTTCTTTCGCTCACCCGATTTCGCGACGGCGACCGCCTACCTCGAAGGCCTCCAGCGGCTCGACGCGCCGATCGAGCTGGCGACGCCGTTCGTCGTCACACTGGTGGCAGGCGCGCTCGTCTGCCAGTTCCTGCCAGCCTCGATCGTCGAGCGGATGTCGTTGCTGCTCTCGCGGCTCGGCTTCATCGGGCTCGGGCTGGTCGCCGGTATCGGCATCTGGCTGATCGAGGTCATCGGCCCCGAGGGGGTCGCACCCTTCATCTACTTCCAGTTCTGA
- a CDS encoding slipin family protein encodes MRQFGFFSVTVRDDERAFLTHDGRFVRLLEPGRTRLFDPAGRYDARVVKVVRTDVPVDTALLFEKAHPKVAEDNFEIVQTGPGEVAIVALDGQPTHLLPPMTTRAYWRTITLVEVELIDAAGTLQVDPKHLKRMDLKSSSVVVHEIINAHEIGLLFVDGELIDELAPGRHAFWAVGRTIRIAKLDMRPQPIEVTAQEILTKDRVGIRVTLTAFYRITDPRRAVNEVNDLSGTLYRLVQFAIREAVATRTLDEILAARDQIDGQVREFVTQRSKALGIEVGEIGIKDVILPGDVRELLNKVVEAERTAKANLIRRQEETAATRSLLNTSKLMEDNPLLLRLKELEALEKLVEKVGRIDLHAGGGKGLEALLSGLYSLRQPGKDENG; translated from the coding sequence ATGCGTCAATTCGGATTTTTCAGCGTCACCGTACGTGACGACGAGCGCGCGTTCCTGACCCATGACGGTCGCTTCGTGCGGCTGCTCGAGCCCGGGCGCACGCGCCTCTTCGATCCGGCCGGGCGCTACGATGCCCGGGTGGTCAAAGTGGTGCGCACGGACGTGCCGGTCGACACCGCGCTCCTATTCGAGAAGGCGCACCCAAAGGTCGCGGAAGATAATTTCGAGATCGTTCAAACCGGCCCCGGTGAGGTCGCCATCGTCGCGCTCGACGGCCAGCCGACCCATCTGCTGCCGCCGATGACGACGAGGGCCTACTGGCGCACCATCACGCTGGTCGAAGTCGAACTCATCGATGCCGCAGGGACGCTGCAGGTCGATCCGAAGCACCTCAAGCGCATGGACCTCAAGAGCAGTTCGGTGGTCGTGCACGAAATCATCAACGCGCACGAGATCGGATTGCTCTTCGTCGACGGTGAACTCATCGACGAATTGGCCCCAGGCCGGCACGCGTTCTGGGCGGTCGGGCGCACGATCCGGATCGCCAAACTCGACATGCGCCCGCAGCCGATCGAAGTGACGGCGCAGGAAATCCTGACGAAGGATCGCGTCGGCATCCGCGTGACGCTGACGGCCTTCTACCGCATCACCGATCCCCGGCGCGCGGTCAACGAGGTCAACGACCTCTCCGGAACGCTCTACCGGCTCGTCCAGTTCGCGATCCGTGAGGCGGTCGCAACGCGCACGCTCGATGAAATCCTCGCCGCCCGCGACCAGATCGACGGCCAGGTACGCGAATTCGTCACACAGCGCTCCAAGGCGCTCGGCATCGAGGTGGGCGAAATCGGCATCAAGGACGTGATCCTGCCGGGAGACGTGCGCGAACTCCTCAACAAGGTGGTGGAGGCCGAGCGCACGGCGAAGGCCAACCTCATCCGGCGCCAGGAGGAGACGGCGGCGACGCGATCGCTGCTCAACACCTCCAAGCTGATGGAGGACAATCCGCTGCTGCTGCGTCTGAAGGAACTCGAAGCACTCGAGAAGCTCGTCGAAAAAGTCGGGCGGATCGATCTGCACGCCGGCGGGGGCAAGGGTCTCGAGGCGCTGTTGTCCGGGCTCTATTCACTGCGTCAGCCAGGCAAGGACGAAAACGGCTAG
- a CDS encoding iron-sulfur cluster assembly scaffold protein, which translates to MSELDDIYSDEILTLAANMPPAERLPDPDASATAHSKLCGSTITVDLEVRDGLVSAYGHTVKACLLGQTSAAVVAREAKGSTPQELRDVARQMRAMLKEDGEPPTGRWADLALLRPVRHFKARHTSTLLVFDAVLEALDEIERRAGSAA; encoded by the coding sequence ATGAGCGAACTCGACGACATCTATTCCGACGAGATCCTGACGCTGGCAGCCAACATGCCACCGGCCGAACGGCTCCCCGATCCCGACGCGAGCGCGACCGCCCATTCCAAGCTCTGCGGCTCGACGATCACCGTGGATCTCGAGGTCAGGGACGGCCTGGTGAGCGCCTATGGTCACACCGTCAAGGCATGTCTGCTCGGCCAGACCTCGGCAGCGGTTGTCGCCAGAGAGGCGAAAGGTTCGACGCCGCAAGAGCTTCGCGACGTGGCGCGCCAGATGCGGGCGATGCTGAAGGAGGATGGCGAGCCGCCGACCGGGCGCTGGGCCGATCTCGCCCTGCTGCGTCCCGTCCGCCATTTCAAAGCCCGCCACACCTCGACGCTCCTGGTCTTCGATGCCGTGCTCGAGGCGCTCGACGAGATCGAGAGGCGCGCTGGCAGCGCCGCGTGA
- the folE gene encoding GTP cyclohydrolase I FolE, which translates to MDAIVRKSAAIAREASASTGSPAPRPSREEAEAAVRTLIAWSGDDPTREGLIDTPKRVLNAYDEFFSGYGEDPVEILSRTFEEVAGYDDLVMLRDIDMNSHCEHHMVPFVGRAHVAYYPTDRVVGISKLARVVEVFSRRLQSQETMTAQIVDAIEQALRPRGVAVMIEAVHQCMSLRGVNKRNVATITTQFTGLFKDELSEKNRFMLLASGRR; encoded by the coding sequence ATGGACGCAATCGTACGCAAGAGCGCGGCAATCGCCCGCGAGGCCTCGGCAAGCACCGGCTCGCCAGCGCCCAGACCTTCCCGGGAAGAGGCCGAGGCCGCGGTGCGCACGCTCATCGCCTGGTCCGGCGACGACCCGACGCGCGAGGGCCTCATCGACACGCCGAAGCGCGTGCTCAACGCCTACGACGAATTCTTCAGCGGCTACGGCGAGGATCCGGTCGAGATCCTCTCGCGGACCTTCGAGGAGGTCGCTGGTTACGACGACCTCGTCATGCTGCGCGACATCGACATGAACTCGCACTGCGAGCATCACATGGTGCCGTTCGTCGGGCGGGCCCATGTCGCCTACTACCCGACCGATCGCGTGGTCGGGATCTCCAAGCTCGCGCGCGTCGTCGAGGTCTTCTCGCGCCGCCTGCAGTCACAAGAGACGATGACGGCGCAGATCGTCGATGCGATCGAGCAGGCGCTGCGTCCGAGAGGCGTGGCCGTCATGATCGAGGCGGTGCATCAGTGCATGTCGCTGCGTGGCGTCAACAAGCGCAACGTCGCCACGATCACGACGCAGTTCACCGGCCTCTTCAAGGACGAGCTCAGCGAAAAGAACCGCTTCATGCTGCTGGCCAGCGGGCGCCGCTAG
- the hisI gene encoding phosphoribosyl-AMP cyclohydrolase → MVFQTLQDSHEIEAGDTFAPRFDAKGLVPVVTTSAEDGRVLMLAYMNAEALARTIETGIATYWSRSRGKLWVKGETSGNVQHVVELRTDCDQDAIWIVVRTAGAGVACHTGAASCFYRAIAVGSGPAAGTRRLEPRDQVPGPFKNS, encoded by the coding sequence ATGGTGTTCCAGACACTGCAAGACAGCCACGAAATCGAGGCCGGCGATACCTTTGCGCCGCGCTTCGATGCCAAGGGCCTCGTTCCGGTGGTCACCACCTCGGCCGAGGACGGCCGTGTGCTGATGCTCGCCTACATGAACGCCGAAGCGCTCGCCCGCACGATCGAGACCGGCATCGCGACCTATTGGAGCCGCTCGCGCGGCAAATTGTGGGTCAAAGGCGAGACCAGCGGCAACGTCCAGCACGTCGTCGAATTGCGCACGGACTGCGATCAGGACGCCATCTGGATCGTAGTGCGGACAGCAGGCGCCGGGGTTGCCTGTCATACCGGCGCTGCGAGTTGTTTCTACCGCGCGATCGCCGTCGGGTCAGGGCCGGCAGCCGGCACTCGTCGGCTCGAGCCCCGCGACCAGGTCCCGGGACCGTTCAAGAATAGTTAA
- a CDS encoding NTE family protein rssA, producing the protein MGTGTIGLALGGGAARGWAHIGILKALSKAGIFPDVIVGTSIGAVVGGCHAAEKLPQLEEFALSLTKSKVFRLLDFNLAGSGLISGRRLCQRLEDHLEMTRIEELPTRFAAIATELGTGHEIWLTKGRLVDALRASYALPGIFHPVNIKGRWLIDGALVNPIPVSVCRALGAQMVIAVNLHCDTFGRGAVIPDYGFEDVSSEDDLERPTPVAPKSTWSAAQLLHRQFFGQVSGAPGISSVMMDAFSIIQDRIARARLAGDPPDITLKPRLKGIGLFEFHRADELIARGEEAAERMINRLDEIRGPALVETTGR; encoded by the coding sequence ATGGGGACTGGGACGATCGGACTGGCGCTCGGTGGCGGAGCGGCAAGGGGCTGGGCGCACATCGGCATCCTCAAGGCCCTGTCGAAGGCCGGCATATTCCCCGACGTCATCGTCGGAACCTCGATCGGTGCCGTGGTCGGCGGCTGCCATGCCGCCGAGAAGCTCCCCCAGCTCGAGGAATTCGCGCTGAGCCTGACCAAGAGCAAGGTCTTCCGCCTGCTCGATTTCAATCTCGCGGGCTCGGGTCTCATCTCCGGCAGGCGGCTCTGCCAGCGGCTCGAGGATCATCTGGAGATGACCCGCATCGAGGAATTGCCGACCCGCTTTGCCGCCATCGCGACCGAACTCGGCACGGGTCACGAGATCTGGCTGACCAAGGGGCGCCTCGTCGATGCGCTGCGCGCTTCCTATGCGCTGCCGGGCATCTTCCATCCGGTCAACATCAAGGGGCGATGGCTGATCGACGGTGCCCTCGTGAACCCCATCCCGGTCTCGGTCTGCCGCGCGCTCGGCGCGCAGATGGTGATCGCGGTCAACCTCCACTGTGATACCTTCGGGCGTGGCGCGGTCATCCCGGACTACGGCTTCGAAGACGTTTCGAGCGAGGACGATCTCGAGCGCCCCACCCCCGTCGCGCCAAAGAGCACCTGGTCGGCCGCCCAGCTCCTGCATCGCCAGTTCTTCGGTCAAGTGTCCGGCGCGCCCGGCATCTCGAGCGTCATGATGGACGCATTCAGCATCATCCAGGACCGCATCGCTCGGGCGCGGCTCGCCGGCGATCCGCCGGACATCACTTTGAAGCCACGCCTCAAGGGCATCGGCCTCTTCGAGTTCCACCGCGCCGACGAACTGATCGCGCGCGGCGAGGAGGCGGCCGAGCGCATGATCAACAGGCTCGACGAGATTCGCGGCCCGGCGCTCGTTGAGACCACGGGGCGCTGA
- a CDS encoding CBS domain-containing protein, with protein sequence MNVQSILTAKGNGVVTSHASMTLEEVARELTANRVGSVVVVDRNGAIVGILSERDVVRAVAARGAAALEDLVGDVMTREVVTCRRDEAIESLMEKMTRGRFRHLPVVDAEKLVGIISIGDVVKHRLAEVDMEAQAMRAYIAAN encoded by the coding sequence ATGAACGTTCAGTCCATCCTGACCGCCAAGGGTAACGGCGTGGTCACTTCGCACGCCTCGATGACGCTGGAGGAGGTGGCACGCGAGCTGACCGCAAACCGTGTCGGCTCGGTCGTGGTGGTGGACCGGAATGGCGCCATCGTCGGCATCCTATCCGAGCGCGATGTGGTCCGTGCCGTCGCCGCGCGTGGCGCCGCCGCGCTCGAGGATCTGGTTGGCGATGTCATGACGCGCGAGGTGGTCACCTGCCGCCGCGACGAGGCGATCGAGTCCCTCATGGAAAAGATGACGCGCGGCCGCTTCCGTCACCTTCCGGTCGTCGACGCCGAAAAGCTGGTCGGGATCATTTCGATCGGCGATGTGGTCAAGCACCGCTTGGCCGAGGTCGACATGGAGGCGCAGGCCATGCGGGCCTACATCGCGGCCAACTGA
- a CDS encoding PAS domain-containing protein: protein MRPPTPVLRRVIPGGLSSSDRRDDLLAGAKHCAKCERPQARAALVCRGADGRHKRRLRILTIAPGGKRSALALAQVLLLEAADEARRPSVGRSRSAGVIRARGGSRAIGCVGSVSAMQEKNNQILYGYWNGVRGERLAPRRFDIEPSRIAEILPDTFILERVELERFRFRLAGTRICELFGREFRGIDLMDIWHGDDRKAIGDVMQTVVRDAAVGIVRFQASAGGKTLSECEMILLPLVHTGDQVNRVLGALATAGRQGWAVGRPIEAIRLIGVETIWPDGRPFAVVNRMDRQSPFLTQPRYSRLVTSEHRAFRVYDGGRSQD from the coding sequence ATGCGGCCACCAACCCCCGTTCTTCGACGTGTCATCCCTGGCGGACTGTCGTCGAGTGACCGCCGGGATGATCTTCTTGCCGGAGCCAAGCATTGCGCGAAATGCGAGAGGCCGCAAGCACGTGCAGCCCTCGTCTGTCGTGGCGCCGACGGACGCCACAAACGTCGTTTACGCATTCTTACGATCGCCCCCGGGGGGAAACGATCGGCGCTGGCGTTGGCACAAGTCCTGCTCTTGGAGGCGGCAGATGAAGCGCGGCGACCGTCCGTCGGTCGGTCGCGCTCGGCAGGGGTCATTCGGGCGAGGGGCGGCAGTCGGGCAATCGGCTGTGTTGGGAGCGTATCCGCGATGCAGGAAAAGAATAACCAGATCCTCTATGGGTATTGGAATGGCGTGCGGGGGGAGCGCTTGGCGCCGCGCCGCTTCGACATCGAGCCGTCGCGGATCGCCGAGATTCTCCCCGACACGTTCATCCTGGAGCGAGTCGAACTCGAGCGCTTCCGGTTCAGGCTCGCCGGGACGCGGATCTGCGAGCTGTTCGGGCGGGAGTTCCGCGGCATCGATCTGATGGACATCTGGCATGGCGACGACCGCAAGGCCATCGGCGACGTCATGCAAACCGTGGTTCGTGATGCGGCCGTCGGCATCGTCCGCTTCCAGGCGAGCGCGGGTGGCAAGACGCTGTCGGAATGCGAAATGATCCTGCTGCCGCTCGTGCACACGGGCGATCAAGTGAACCGCGTGCTCGGCGCGCTGGCGACCGCAGGTCGGCAGGGGTGGGCCGTCGGCCGCCCGATCGAGGCCATCCGGCTCATCGGCGTCGAGACGATCTGGCCGGACGGGCGGCCATTCGCGGTGGTCAACCGGATGGATCGCCAGTCGCCGTTCCTGACACAGCCGCGCTATTCGCGCCTCGTGACCAGCGAGCACCGCGCGTTCCGCGTCTACGATGGCGGGCGCAGCCAGGACTGA
- a CDS encoding PilZ domain-containing protein, whose translation MATQGQLSESRPRGTLSRIAADRRRHKRCTMSLIGRFMSSDQQEHPCRLRDISVGGAAIETNRVVGDGERIVAYFDELGRLEGTVTRRFDGGFGMQFVNTQHKREKLAATLTWLVNRHLLDPADERRHERIVPNVREAVITLANGAMLQCRLNDVSVGGASISAEVKPEVGENILLGKLRGRVVRHHEQGFSVQFTDIQSPNAIRRNFS comes from the coding sequence ATGGCAACTCAGGGCCAGCTCTCGGAATCGCGACCGCGCGGCACGCTCTCGCGGATCGCGGCGGACCGACGCCGCCACAAGCGCTGCACGATGTCACTGATCGGGCGCTTCATGTCGAGCGACCAGCAGGAGCACCCCTGCCGCCTGCGCGACATTTCCGTCGGAGGCGCGGCGATCGAGACCAACAGGGTGGTCGGCGACGGCGAGCGGATCGTCGCCTACTTCGATGAACTCGGGCGGCTCGAGGGCACCGTGACGCGGCGCTTCGACGGCGGCTTCGGAATGCAGTTCGTCAACACGCAGCACAAGCGGGAAAAGTTGGCCGCCACACTGACGTGGCTCGTCAACCGGCATCTCCTCGACCCTGCGGACGAGCGGCGACACGAGCGCATCGTGCCGAACGTGCGCGAAGCGGTCATCACCCTCGCCAATGGCGCCATGCTTCAATGCCGCCTCAACGACGTCTCGGTCGGGGGCGCTTCGATCTCGGCCGAGGTCAAGCCCGAAGTCGGTGAGAACATCCTGCTCGGCAAGCTGCGCGGCCGCGTCGTGCGACATCACGAGCAGGGCTTCAGCGTGCAGTTCACGGACATCCAGAGCCCGAACGCGATCCGCCGCAATTTCAGCTGA
- a CDS encoding MBL fold metallo-hydrolase, with translation MTKQGSAGAGKSRDGAASSRAVEGSEMPARGGSIAGGGRSSTMDMTRRGALGALGGALGVLGGVANGAKADDGTSAQLAQAGHVDHKLQAPGFYRQRVGERVITVISDGLVNWPVGVAATDVPDAQLKALLRESFLDTETVAAHLNACVVETADARILIDAGAGADYQPSSGRLLQNLAAAGYKTEDIDLVVVTHCHLDHIGGLVDPFANTPVFPRADYVMLGAEWDFWTGEQARATLKEPWSATIDKVQAILLAISARVRRLTEPGEVAPGISLFTTGGTTPGHASVLVDGGAEKLIIAGNALAHAVVAFERPDWRSGLDLDAEMAKNTRLALLERCANEAPLVLGYHLPYPGLGRVGRRGRTYRWVPSLWTWEV, from the coding sequence ATGACGAAACAGGGTTCGGCGGGGGCCGGGAAGAGTCGTGACGGGGCCGCTTCATCGAGAGCGGTTGAGGGATCAGAAATGCCGGCCCGCGGCGGCAGTATCGCGGGTGGCGGGCGATCATCGACAATGGACATGACGCGCCGGGGGGCGCTCGGTGCGCTCGGTGGTGCGCTCGGTGTGCTCGGCGGCGTTGCCAACGGTGCCAAGGCCGACGATGGCACCTCCGCTCAGCTCGCCCAGGCAGGCCATGTGGATCACAAGTTGCAGGCACCGGGCTTTTATCGCCAGCGCGTCGGCGAGCGGGTCATCACGGTCATCAGCGACGGGCTCGTCAACTGGCCGGTCGGAGTGGCAGCAACCGACGTGCCGGACGCGCAGCTCAAGGCTCTGCTGCGCGAGAGCTTCCTCGATACCGAGACGGTCGCCGCACACCTCAACGCATGCGTGGTCGAGACGGCGGATGCCCGGATCCTCATCGATGCCGGAGCAGGTGCCGACTACCAACCGAGTTCGGGCCGACTGCTGCAGAACCTGGCGGCCGCCGGCTACAAGACCGAGGACATCGATCTCGTGGTGGTCACGCATTGCCACCTCGACCACATCGGCGGCCTCGTCGACCCGTTCGCGAACACGCCCGTCTTCCCGCGCGCCGACTACGTGATGCTGGGCGCAGAGTGGGACTTCTGGACGGGCGAGCAGGCGCGCGCGACGCTCAAGGAGCCGTGGTCCGCAACCATCGACAAAGTGCAGGCCATCCTGCTCGCGATCAGCGCGCGGGTTCGCCGATTGACGGAGCCTGGTGAAGTGGCGCCAGGGATCTCGCTCTTTACGACGGGCGGTACCACACCGGGCCATGCGTCGGTGCTGGTCGATGGCGGAGCCGAGAAGCTCATCATCGCCGGCAATGCACTTGCGCATGCTGTCGTTGCTTTCGAGAGGCCCGACTGGCGCTCCGGCCTCGATCTCGACGCCGAGATGGCCAAGAATACGCGGCTCGCGTTGCTGGAACGGTGTGCGAACGAGGCACCGTTGGTGCTCGGCTATCATCTGCCGTATCCCGGGCTCGGCCGCGTCGGGCGGCGCGGACGGACCTATCGCTGGGTACCCTCGCTCTGGACCTGGGAGGTTTGA